GTAGTtcgaaaaaaattcaattttcaacaatataaaattacagactatagtaatttaatatcgacgtaatatattatcaaatcaaagtagtactagtactactatattaacAAACACAATGAATCATTGAATCTCCGAATTGGTTGTTGCGAGGCTGATTTTCACAAGCAAAAAATCCCAATCTCACCAACTCCGCCGCTGAATCTACAGCTGCATTCCCTCACTAAATCCTCTTCGATCTATATATTACAAGCCGATTCGATTCCATTTTTTCTGATTAATTCCGATGTCTAAGGTTTTCACTTTAGCTGAGCTTTCTGAGCACACCACCAACAAGGACTGCTGGCTCCTGATTGGGGGAAAGGTGattcattcattttgttttacatccaaaagtttgattttttgtgtTCCGGATCTCGAttggattttggattttggattttgctttttttattggttttgTCGATTTAAGGTATGAGAttgttgaagaaaatgaatcCAAGGATTTGTTAATGTTTGATTAGATcttgatttaatattattattatttcatagagTTTGATTTGATTCATTGATTTTGATTCCCTCTCTTTCTGTTTCATGCTGATTATTGCCTTAGAAATGATCTTTAGTGGTGTAATGTCAAATTGTTCAACTGTTTCAATGAATGTGATTGAAGGAGCTAAGTAGATCATCTTGATGGATATGTAGTTTTCTCAGGGGTAAAGAACTTTTCATAGAAGTAGAGATGCATTAGTACTCTTTTGATCTAAAATTTATCAGAATTTATGTTTGTCCCTATTGTCTATGTAGTATAACTGTAGACTaattctttgatttttgagtcAAGTATAGATATAGGCACATGtaccttttctcttttatcaTGTCAAAAAACAAAGTGGTTATGTTTTTGATTAAAGACTAGTACTTTATTTTGGCCTTCTCTTTTAACTCttcttgattttttcaatGGGTATAACTAATAATATAGCCATATAGGCATAAGTAGCCTAAGTTAGTTATATGTTTTACACcaatcaaatataaaactCAAAAGATAAGTTTTAATCTTTGACGTAAGGTTTAAATAAGTTGGTATTAATTCCTCATGGTTGCATACTAAGAATGTGGTTTATCATATTCTTTAGACTTGTTATGTGAGGTAACATTTTTAGGCTGCGTTTGCGTATTTTAACTAAACAAATCTGTCAATCGAACTCAGACTGTGGATATGTTGTAAAATTAAAGCATGTTTGTGAACAGGTTTATGATGTGACGAAATTCTTGGATGATCATCCAGGAGGCGATGAAGTTTTGTTGCAGTCGACAGGTAACACAATCTTCCAACAATATCCAGCCAATATAACATTGTTGGCTCGACTACTTGTTGTAAAACAGTTCGTCCCTTGCAGGGAAGGATGCAACTGATGATTTTGAGGATGTTGGGCACAGCTCGACTGCAAGGGCCATGTTGGACGAGTACTATGTGGGCGACATTGATTCATCGACCATTCCCAGCAAGGCCTCTACCACATACGCGCCTCCCAAGCAGGCACGGTTGAATCAGGACAAATCGTCAGGTTTTCTCATCAAGCTCCTCCAGATCTTGGTTCCCCTCCTTATATTGGGCGTGGCTGTCGGTGTTCGTTTCTATACCAAATCGTCGACCtaaatttagggtttttggAAACCCAGTGATCGATTCTCAAGTTTATTCTATAGTTATGAGGACTTGTTTTTCATCTTTTGTGGTGTTTGAGGACTTGTTTtgtgtttcattttcttgttctAAGCTAAAGAACTTCACATTGTTCTCTTTCTTGCGTATCTTTCtattacattattagttaTTCATGAATTATTGCCCTTTGTCTTGAATTTGTCAAATTGAATTATCCAAGAATAGAACCCAAAGATACCACGCCATAGTTTGTCACAATTTGATCAAGTTTTTCTCTATAAGAAGAGCACTAAGGGGGCTTAAACACTCAAGAAGCAAGAATAACAATATTCTCAAACTGAGAGTGTCTGCTGAAGATCTTGCGGCTGGACGACCTGGTTGAGCTA
The genomic region above belongs to Salvia hispanica cultivar TCC Black 2014 chromosome 3, UniMelb_Shisp_WGS_1.0, whole genome shotgun sequence and contains:
- the LOC125213562 gene encoding cytochrome b5-like — protein: MSKVFTLAELSEHTTNKDCWLLIGGKVYDVTKFLDDHPGGDEVLLQSTGKDATDDFEDVGHSSTARAMLDEYYVGDIDSSTIPSKASTTYAPPKQARLNQDKSSGFLIKLLQILVPLLILGVAVGVRFYTKSST